The following are from one region of the Acanthopagrus latus isolate v.2019 chromosome 2, fAcaLat1.1, whole genome shotgun sequence genome:
- the bace2 gene encoding beta-secretase 2, translating to MARTASLSIWAFALSLYFGVTMCHFSIPLRIYTGKYNISSALDLAPLRQVALTSDGNGLSLASDPTGTVNFLDMVNNLQGDSGRGYYIEMSIGTPAQKLNILVDTGSSNFAVAAAAHPFITHYFNTALSSTYQSTGRNVAVRYTQGNWEGELGLDRVSIPKGPNGTIIVNIAAILSSEGFFLPGVNWQGILGLAYPMLARPDSSLEPFFNSVVQQLGIPDIFSLQMCGAGLSASSTADPAGGSLVMGGAEPTLYRGSVWYTPIVEEWYYQVEVLKLEVGDQNLDLDCREYNMDKAIVDSGTTLLRLPVNVFNAVVEAITRSSLIQDFSSGFWDGTKLACWMKGETPWRFFPKLSIYLRATNSSQSFRITILPQLYIQPITDVDGTLDCFRFGVSSSANGLVIGATVMEGFYVVFDRAQRRLGFALSSCAVNGGAALSEIAGPFSAADVAANCSGGAPKEPLLWVISYALMAVCALILIILLLLLVLPCRRRDRFGEITDESSLVRHRIK from the exons ATGGCTCGCACCGCTTCACTTTCGATATGGGCATTCGCTTTGAGTTTATACTTCGGCGTGACCATGTGTCATTTTAGTATACCATTAAGAATATACACGGGGAAGTACAATATATCATCGGCTCTGGACTTGGCTCCTCTTCGGCAAGTCGCGTTGACGTCTGATGGAAACGGCCTCTCCTTGGCCTCGGATCCCACTGGGACGGTGAACTTTCTGGACATGGTCAATAACTTGCAAGGGGACTCCGGCAGAGGCTACTACATAGAAATGTCAATTGGGACTCCTGCTCAAAAG ctcaaCATCCTGGTGGATACAGGCAGCAGTAACTTTGCCGTGGCTGCGGCTGCTCACCCATTCATTACTCACTACTTCAACACTGCACT CTCCAGTACCTACCAGTCAACTGGACGAAATGTGGCAGTCCGGTACACCCAGGGCAACTGGGAAGGTGAACTGGGCCTTGATCGTGTCTCTATCCCCAAAGGCCCAAACGGGACCATCATTGTCAACATAGCTGCCATCCTGTCATCCGAAGGCTTCTTTCTTCCTGGAGTCAACTGGCAGGGCATCCTGGGACTGGCCTATCCCATGCTGGCACGG CCTGACTCGTCCTTGGAGCCCTTCTTCAACTCTGTTGTGCAACAGCTGGGAATTCCTGACATCTTTTCCCTCCAGATGTGTGGTGCTGGACtgtcagccagcagcacagctgACCCAGCGGGTGGCAGTCTT GTCATGGGAGGGGCTGAACCAACTCTGTATCGGGGGTCAGTGTGGTACACCCCTATAGTAGAGGAGTGGTACTACCAAGTGGAGGTTTTGAAGCTGGAGGTTGGCGACCAGAATCTTGACCTGGACTGCAGAGAG tACAACATGGATAAAGCTATAGTTGACAGTGGAACGACACTGCTGCGTCTTCCTGTCAACGTCTTCAATGCAGTGGTAGAAGCCATCACACGCAGTTCTCTG ATCCAGGATTTTTCTTCAGGGTTCTGGGACGGCACCAAGCTTGCTTGCTGGATGAAAGGAGAGACACCCTGGAGGTTTTTCCCCAAGCTGTCCATCTACCTAAGGGCCACGAATTCTAGCCAGTCCTTCCGCATCACCATCCTGCCTCAG TTGTAcatccagccaatcacagatGTGGACGGCACGTTAGACTGCTTCCGTTTCGGAGTGTCATCATCAGCCAACGGCCTTGTGATTGGCGCTACTGTTATGGAAGGTTTCTATGTGGTGTTCGATCGTGCCCAGCGGAGACTGGGCTTCGCACTCAGCAGCTGTGCAG TGAATGGTGGGGCAGCTCTGTCCGAGATCGCAGGGCCCTTCTCAGCAGCAGACGTGGCAGCCAACTGCTCCGGCGGGGCCCCGAAGGAGCCTCTCCTCTGGGTGATCTCGTACGCCCTGATGGCGGTCTGCGCCTTGATCCTCATCATACTGTTGCTCCTGCTTGTCCTGCCCTGCCGACGCAGAGACCGCTTCGGGGAGATAACCGACGAGTCCTCGCTGGTGCGCCACCGCATCAAGTGA
- the LOC119009941 gene encoding transmembrane protease serine 2-like, producing MVKQEMSTNPYPDLGPYFIHKNDQRKLSPPGRSDVQPQYVHHVAPKPPPEISHSIPKHKDVKKRCVKFTVAAVISLLLLLLLAGILLGYYYSSACVHGMQCGDGSCVWESEWCDGVKDCRGGQDEANCVRLQGSSFLLQIYSTQGKNWRTVCSLGWTEQQGRASCQQIGYSRGTYFKSGQQTTNSEDGYLRVKSDFKSDVSILQQLVLSDTCPDNSVVTLRCTDCGKGVNSSRASGGRPASLGSWPWQVSLQVAGSHRCGGAIVSPYWIVTAAHCVARASSPGDWTVYAGIVDPLGSLFNPAYSVSRIIAHEGFDSATRRNDIALMRLSERLDITASGNIRPVCLPNVGLNITAPQMCWVTRFGPTAIGDSDSTYLTEAQVSLIDIADCNSSIAYSGRISKDMLCARETGAATDLCRADSGGPLVSLQDGVWWLIGDTIWGEHCTEKNKPGVYGNITYFLDWIYHQMRKHQDD from the exons ATGGTTAAACAGGAAATGAGCACTAATCCG TATCCGGACTTAGGTCCTTATTTCATCCACAAAAATGACCAGAGGAAACTTTCTCCTCCCGGCCGTTCAGATGTTCAGCCTCAGTATGTTCATCACGTGGCTCCGAAACCCCCACCTGAGATCAGCCACTCCATTCCCAAACACAAAG ATGTAAAGAAGCGCTGTGTGAagttcactgtggctgctgtgatctccctgctgctcctcctgctgctggctggGATCCTCCTCGGTTATTACT ATTCCTCGGCCTGTGTTCACGGGATGCAGTGTGGCGATGGGAGCTGTGTGTGGGAGTCTGAGTGGTGTGACGGGGTGAAGGACTGTCGTGGAGGCCAGGACGAAGCTAACTGTG TGAGGCTGCAGGGCTCCAGCTTCCTGCTCCAGATCTACTCCACTCAGGGCAAAAACTGGAGGACGGTTTGTTCTCTCGGCTGGACCGAGCAGCAGGGGAGAGCCAGCTGCCAGCAAATCGGATACAGCAG GGGCACGTATTTCAAATCAGGCCAACAGACGACCAACTCTGAGGATGGATACCTAAGAGTGAAGTCTGACTTCAAGTCTGATGTGTCCATACTGCAGCAGCTTGTCCTCAG TGATACCTGTCCTGACAACAGTGTGGTGACTCTGCGCTGTACTG ATTGTGGGAAAGGGGTGAACTCCAGCAGGGCCTCTGGGGGCCGGCCGGCCTCTCTAGGCTCCTGGCCTTGGCAGGTCAGCCTGCAGGTTGCGGGCTCCCACCGCTGTGGGGGAGCCATCGTCTCCCCCTACTGGATAGTCACTGCAGCACACTGTGTGGCCAG AGCCTCCAGCCCTGGAGACTGGACAGTGTATGCTGGGATAGTGGATCCGTTAGGCAGTCTGTTTAACCCTGCTTACTCTGTGAGCCGCATCATAGCGCACGAAGGCTTCGACAGTGCCACCCGCAGGAACGACATCGCTCTGATGAGGCTCTCTGAACGTCTGGACATCACAG CGTCTGGTAACATCAGACCTGTGTGCCTCCCAAATGTTGGTCTGAACATCACAGCTCCTCAGATGTGCTGGGTAACACGATTTGGCCCCACAGCAATTGGAG ACTCTGACTCTACGTACCTGACGGAGGCTCAGGTCTCTCTCATAGACATCGCAGACTGCAACAGCTCCATCGCTTACAGTGGCCGGATATCAAAGGACATGTTATGTGCCAGGGAGACGGGGGCAGCGACCGACCTGTGCCGT GCTGACAGCGGAGGCCCTCTGGTGTCCCTGCAGGACGGTGTATGGTGGCTCATAGGGGACACTATTTGGGGGGAACACTGCACTGAGAAGAACAAGCCAGGTGTTTATGGAAATATCACCTACTTTCTGGACTGGATCTACCATCAGATGAGG AAGCATCAAGATGACTGA